A genomic stretch from Bacterioplanes sanyensis includes:
- the metH gene encoding methionine synthase: protein MNHTTPPTLSRQQRLQQLHDALAQRILILDGGMGTLIQTHQLEEKDYRGARFADLSQEVKGNNDLLVLTQPDLIADMHRQYLMAGADIVETNTFNSTRVSQADYQLEDLVPELNREAARIARQVADEVSATTGTARFVAGVLGPTSKTASISPDVNDPGYRAITFDQLVAEYTEATDALIDGGADLILIETVFDTLNAKAAIYAAQGVFELRGEALPIMISGTITDASGRTLSGQTAEAFWNSVAHAKPISIGLNCALGAEELRPHIEELSNKASTYISAHPNAGLPNEFGEYDQTPAEMAAIVEEFAASGFLNIVGGCCGTTPEHIKALAEAVGRHSARVIPELAPACKLAGLEPFNFDSDSLFVNVGERTNVTGSARFKRLIKEESYDEALEVARQQVENGAQIIDINMDEGMLDSKAAMVRYLNLIAAEPDIARVPIMVDSSKWDIIEAGLKCIQGKAIVNSISLKEGEQDFIDKAKSCLRFGAAVVVMAFDETGQADTEARKNEICQRSYRILVDTVGFPPQDIIFDPNIFAVATGIDEHNNYAVDFINSCAFISSQLPHAKISGGVSNVSFSFRGNDPVREAIHSVFLYHAIRNGLSMGIVNAGQLAVYDDLPGELKERVEDVILNRRDDATDRLLEIAEQFRGDGSVQEKEDEAWRSLPVNERLTHALVKGINAFVEQDTEEARQQFDRPIEVIEGPLMDGMNVVGDLFGSGKMFLPQVVKSARVMKQAVAYLLPFIEEEKDGKAESQGKILMATVKGDVHDIGKNIVGVVLQCNNFEVIDLGVMVPAEKILKVAREENVDIIGLSGLITPSLDEMVHVAREMQRLDFNIPLMIGGATTSKAHTAVKIEPQFDNDIAVYVTDASRAVGVAQKLVSTTDKPTFIDDLRSEYEHVRQRNANRKAKALLSYSDACANAFQPDWQQFPPVAPKQPGLHVFDDFDVGELVDYIDWTPFFISWELAGKFPKILDDEVVGEAARNLYQDARAMLQRIVDDKLFTAKAVVGLWPAQRRGADDIVIFNADRTEELATLHQLRQQTVKPGEQANYSLADFVAPEGQLADHMGGFVVTAGIQAEQLAKQYDAQHDDYNSIMMKALADRLAEAFAERMHEKVRQELWGYASDEQLDNDQLIKEAYQGIRPAPGYPACPDHTEKATLFRLLEAEQHTGVSLTESFAMTPAASVSGWYLAHPQAKYFGVGKIDQDQVRDLAERKQMPLTTLERWLSPNLSYEP, encoded by the coding sequence ATGAATCACACAACTCCGCCAACCCTTTCTCGCCAGCAGCGCTTGCAGCAGTTACACGACGCCTTGGCACAACGCATCCTGATATTGGACGGCGGCATGGGCACCTTGATTCAAACTCACCAGCTGGAAGAAAAAGACTACCGTGGCGCACGTTTTGCCGATCTCAGCCAAGAAGTTAAAGGCAACAACGACCTGCTGGTGCTGACCCAGCCAGACCTGATTGCTGATATGCACCGCCAATACCTGATGGCGGGCGCTGACATCGTGGAAACCAACACGTTTAATTCAACCCGGGTTTCTCAGGCAGACTACCAGCTCGAAGACCTGGTGCCTGAGCTCAACCGAGAAGCGGCGCGCATTGCCCGCCAAGTTGCCGACGAAGTGTCTGCCACCACTGGCACGGCGCGCTTTGTTGCCGGCGTACTGGGCCCGACCAGCAAAACCGCCTCCATCTCTCCGGACGTTAACGACCCTGGCTACCGCGCCATTACCTTTGATCAATTGGTGGCTGAGTACACCGAAGCCACCGACGCCCTGATCGACGGTGGCGCGGATTTGATCCTGATCGAAACCGTGTTCGACACATTGAACGCCAAAGCCGCCATCTATGCCGCCCAAGGCGTGTTCGAGCTACGCGGTGAAGCCTTGCCGATTATGATTTCCGGCACCATCACCGACGCCTCTGGGCGCACCTTATCAGGCCAAACCGCCGAAGCGTTCTGGAACTCAGTGGCACATGCAAAACCGATTTCCATCGGCCTTAACTGCGCATTGGGCGCAGAAGAGCTGCGCCCACACATTGAGGAGCTGTCCAACAAAGCCAGCACCTATATTTCCGCACACCCCAACGCCGGTTTGCCGAACGAGTTTGGCGAATACGACCAAACACCGGCCGAGATGGCAGCCATTGTCGAAGAGTTCGCTGCCAGCGGTTTTTTAAACATTGTCGGCGGCTGTTGTGGCACCACGCCAGAGCACATCAAAGCGTTGGCCGAAGCCGTTGGCCGCCACAGTGCGCGCGTGATTCCAGAGCTCGCGCCCGCGTGTAAATTAGCGGGTCTGGAGCCGTTTAACTTCGACAGCGATAGCCTGTTCGTTAACGTCGGCGAGCGTACCAACGTCACAGGGTCGGCGCGCTTTAAGCGGTTGATCAAAGAAGAAAGCTACGACGAGGCGCTGGAAGTCGCGCGCCAGCAAGTCGAGAACGGCGCCCAAATCATCGACATCAACATGGACGAAGGCATGCTGGACTCGAAGGCCGCCATGGTGCGCTACCTCAATCTAATTGCTGCAGAGCCCGACATCGCGCGTGTGCCCATCATGGTGGACTCTTCCAAATGGGACATCATCGAAGCTGGCCTGAAGTGCATTCAAGGCAAGGCCATCGTCAACTCCATCAGCCTGAAAGAAGGCGAGCAAGACTTCATCGACAAGGCCAAGTCCTGTTTGCGCTTTGGCGCTGCGGTGGTGGTCATGGCGTTTGATGAAACCGGCCAAGCCGATACCGAAGCGCGTAAAAATGAAATCTGCCAGCGCTCTTATCGCATCCTGGTGGATACAGTCGGCTTCCCGCCGCAAGACATTATCTTCGACCCCAATATTTTTGCCGTCGCCACAGGCATTGATGAACACAACAACTACGCCGTTGATTTCATCAACAGCTGCGCCTTTATTTCCAGCCAGTTGCCACACGCCAAAATTTCTGGCGGTGTCAGCAATGTGTCCTTTTCTTTCCGCGGCAACGACCCGGTGCGTGAGGCCATTCATTCGGTGTTCCTCTACCACGCCATTCGCAATGGCTTGAGCATGGGCATCGTCAATGCCGGACAGCTGGCCGTCTATGACGACCTACCGGGCGAGCTGAAAGAGCGCGTCGAAGACGTCATTCTCAACCGTCGCGACGACGCCACCGACCGCCTATTAGAAATCGCCGAGCAGTTCCGCGGCGACGGCAGCGTACAGGAAAAAGAAGACGAAGCCTGGCGCTCCCTGCCGGTGAATGAGCGTCTCACTCACGCACTGGTGAAAGGCATCAATGCCTTTGTTGAGCAGGACACCGAAGAAGCCCGACAGCAGTTTGACCGTCCGATTGAAGTGATCGAAGGGCCGCTGATGGATGGCATGAACGTGGTTGGCGACCTGTTTGGCTCTGGCAAAATGTTCTTGCCGCAAGTGGTGAAAAGCGCCCGGGTAATGAAGCAAGCCGTGGCCTACTTGCTGCCCTTTATCGAAGAAGAAAAGGACGGCAAAGCAGAAAGCCAAGGCAAGATTTTGATGGCCACCGTGAAAGGCGATGTGCACGACATTGGCAAAAACATCGTTGGCGTGGTGCTGCAGTGCAATAACTTTGAAGTCATTGACCTTGGCGTTATGGTGCCAGCAGAGAAAATTCTGAAAGTTGCGCGTGAAGAAAATGTCGACATCATCGGCTTGTCTGGCTTGATCACCCCATCGCTGGATGAAATGGTGCATGTGGCGCGCGAGATGCAGCGCCTGGACTTCAACATTCCGCTGATGATTGGTGGTGCGACCACTTCCAAGGCCCACACCGCGGTGAAGATCGAACCACAGTTCGACAATGACATTGCCGTGTACGTTACCGACGCGTCACGCGCTGTAGGCGTGGCGCAAAAGCTGGTATCAACAACAGACAAGCCCACTTTCATCGACGATTTGCGCAGCGAATACGAGCATGTTCGCCAACGCAACGCCAACCGCAAGGCCAAGGCCCTGCTGAGTTATAGCGATGCATGCGCTAATGCGTTCCAACCCGACTGGCAACAGTTCCCGCCAGTGGCGCCCAAACAACCCGGGCTGCACGTGTTTGACGATTTTGATGTCGGCGAGCTGGTGGACTACATCGACTGGACACCTTTCTTCATCTCTTGGGAGCTGGCAGGCAAATTCCCGAAAATTCTCGATGACGAAGTGGTTGGCGAAGCGGCGCGCAACCTCTACCAGGATGCGCGTGCCATGCTGCAGCGCATTGTCGACGACAAACTGTTTACCGCCAAGGCCGTGGTCGGCCTGTGGCCGGCGCAGCGCCGCGGCGCCGATGACATTGTCATTTTCAATGCAGACCGCACCGAGGAGCTGGCCACCTTGCACCAACTGCGCCAGCAAACAGTCAAACCTGGCGAGCAAGCGAACTACTCGCTGGCCGACTTTGTTGCCCCTGAAGGGCAGCTGGCTGATCACATGGGTGGTTTTGTCGTCACCGCAGGCATTCAGGCAGAGCAATTGGCCAAACAGTACGATGCTCAACACGATGATTACAACAGCATCATGATGAAAGCGCTGGCCGACCGCCTAGCCGAGGCATTTGCCGAGCGCATGCATGAAAAAGTGCGCCAGGAGCTGTGGGGCTACGCCAGCGACGAACAACTCGATAATGATCAGCTGATCAAAGAAGCCTACCAAGGCATTCGACCAGCACCTGGCTACCCGGCCTGTCCAGATCACACGGAAAAAGCGACCCTGTTCCGACTGCTAGAAGCCGAACAACACACCGGCGTCAGCTTGACGGAATCCTTTGCCATGACCCCGGCTGCGTCGGTCAGTGGCTGGTACCTGGCACACCCACAAGCTAAGTACTTTGGCGTCGGCAAAATCGACCAAGACCAGGTTCGCGATCTGGCGGAGCGCAAGCAAATGCCGCTGACGACACTCGAACGCTGGTTGTCCCCTAACTTGAGCTATGAGCCATAA
- the nfuA gene encoding Fe-S biogenesis protein NfuA codes for MTQYVNITSEAEGYLADLLEKQNVEGMAVRIFITQPGTKYAETCLAYCRPEEVNDKDEVQQMEKLKVYVEAMSIPYLDESVIDFAKDRMGGQLTIKAPNAKMPRVNADSPVEDRINYLLYTEINPGLAAHGGEVSLVELTQDGIAVLKFGGGCQGCSAVDMTLKDGVEASLTSKIPEVSGVRDVTDHTVTENAYFK; via the coding sequence ATGACCCAATACGTGAATATTACGTCCGAAGCCGAAGGCTACCTTGCAGACTTGCTGGAAAAGCAAAACGTCGAGGGTATGGCCGTGCGTATTTTCATCACTCAGCCCGGCACTAAGTACGCAGAAACTTGCTTGGCGTATTGCCGCCCGGAAGAGGTCAATGACAAAGACGAAGTGCAGCAAATGGAAAAGCTGAAAGTCTATGTTGAAGCGATGAGCATCCCGTATCTGGATGAGTCGGTCATCGATTTTGCCAAAGACCGCATGGGCGGCCAACTGACGATCAAAGCGCCAAACGCTAAGATGCCACGCGTCAACGCTGACAGCCCGGTCGAAGATCGTATTAATTATTTGCTTTACACCGAGATCAACCCAGGTTTGGCGGCGCACGGTGGAGAGGTCAGCTTGGTGGAGCTGACTCAAGATGGCATTGCAGTACTGAAGTTTGGCGGCGGCTGCCAAGGCTGTAGCGCCGTAGATATGACGTTAAAAGACGGCGTCGAAGCCAGCTTGACGTCTAAGATTCCGGAAGTGAGCGGCGTGCGTGATGTGACCGACCACACCGTCACCGAGAACGCATACTTCAAGTAA
- a CDS encoding PilZ domain-containing protein — MTTLTRTYQEKRDFMRMQIKTPASLRLSDGRDLQLTCLDLSSTGVQLACSEPLPIGATGTLYISSGGQATAPLTADITICRVEEDNDSYRLGATINDFK, encoded by the coding sequence ATGACGACACTGACTCGCACCTATCAGGAAAAACGCGATTTCATGCGCATGCAGATCAAGACACCAGCGTCTTTGCGACTCAGCGATGGGCGCGATTTGCAACTCACGTGTCTCGACTTAAGCAGTACCGGCGTGCAACTGGCTTGCAGCGAACCTTTACCGATTGGCGCCACAGGGACGCTCTACATCAGCAGCGGGGGCCAAGCCACCGCCCCACTGACGGCAGACATCACCATCTGCCGAGTGGAGGAAGATAACGACAGCTACCGACTCGGAGCCACCATCAACGACTTCAAATAA
- a CDS encoding PP2C family protein-serine/threonine phosphatase, with the protein MAAAVLVIDDDSERCQRHVHYLHKRGYQAQAHQVSDNVSGWLQDHPVAAVVCALGDDLSFELLATFKQHFTHAPLVVLSPSSDSNDVLQALRMGADDYLILPLDNLEVLGLSVDKAVQHARIEAENQAYREHLEVTNRELRRHLDELRNDQQAGRQAQLRMLPEPITKMGINLSHRVIPSLLLSGDFLDYFELDQRRLVFYVADVSGHGASSAFVTVLLKNLTYRLRRNLRRGSSDDLNDPSRVLQRINSELLASQLGKHLTILYAIYDLVSSELVYSVGGHLPMPVLVVDGHADYLEGSGMPVGLFEGAKYQNYRMKLPEPFTLWMFSDGILEIIDQPTLNDKEAQLLSLAVSAEGSPERLINSLGLQVDAEVPDDIAMLAVNREGI; encoded by the coding sequence ATGGCCGCAGCGGTGCTGGTCATTGATGACGATAGTGAGCGCTGTCAACGCCACGTGCATTACTTACATAAACGTGGCTATCAGGCTCAGGCGCATCAAGTCAGTGACAACGTGTCTGGCTGGTTGCAGGATCATCCGGTAGCCGCGGTGGTCTGTGCGCTGGGCGACGATCTTAGCTTTGAGTTGCTGGCCACTTTTAAGCAGCATTTTACCCACGCGCCGTTGGTGGTGTTGTCGCCATCATCGGACAGTAACGACGTGCTGCAGGCTCTGCGCATGGGCGCGGACGACTATCTCATTTTGCCATTGGACAATCTCGAAGTGTTGGGTCTGTCGGTGGATAAGGCCGTGCAACACGCACGCATCGAAGCCGAAAACCAAGCCTATCGCGAGCACCTTGAGGTGACGAACCGCGAGCTGCGCCGCCATCTTGATGAGCTGCGCAACGATCAGCAAGCCGGCCGCCAGGCGCAATTACGGATGCTGCCCGAGCCGATCACTAAAATGGGCATTAACCTGAGTCATCGGGTGATTCCATCGCTGCTGCTCAGTGGCGACTTTCTTGACTACTTCGAACTCGATCAACGCCGTTTAGTGTTTTACGTAGCCGACGTCTCTGGCCATGGCGCTTCGTCGGCTTTCGTGACGGTGCTGCTAAAGAATCTGACGTACCGTTTGCGCCGCAACCTGCGCCGCGGCTCTAGCGACGATCTCAATGACCCTTCTAGGGTGTTGCAGCGCATCAACAGTGAGCTGTTGGCGTCGCAGCTGGGTAAACATCTCACCATTCTTTACGCCATCTATGACTTGGTCAGCAGTGAGCTGGTTTACAGTGTGGGCGGTCATTTGCCGATGCCTGTGTTGGTGGTTGATGGCCACGCCGATTACCTGGAAGGCTCGGGCATGCCTGTGGGGTTGTTTGAGGGTGCCAAGTATCAAAATTATCGTATGAAATTGCCGGAGCCTTTTACCTTGTGGATGTTTTCTGACGGAATACTGGAAATCATCGATCAGCCGACCTTGAATGATAAAGAAGCACAGCTGCTGTCATTAGCCGTCAGTGCCGAAGGAAGCCCGGAACGTTTGATCAATAGTCTGGGTCTGCAAGTGGATGCAGAAGTGCCCGATGATATCGCCATGCTGGCGGTGAATAGGGAGGGAATATGA
- a CDS encoding STAS domain-containing protein, producing the protein MTSGEVYVAFVDGVHIVRLVGDVRLNLCSALERYLDDILARPDFHQVVVDLSAASGVDSTTLGQIAKIAILAQERFGIRPTVVTPNPDITRLLLSMGFDQVFNLVREPIDTDAEFEQWAAREVSEAQAREQVIDAHKVLMSLNKSNEHAFKELVDSLEADRRDAQSNNS; encoded by the coding sequence ATGACATCAGGTGAAGTCTATGTCGCATTTGTCGACGGCGTTCATATCGTGCGCCTCGTCGGTGATGTGAGACTAAACTTGTGCTCCGCACTGGAGCGCTATCTGGACGACATCCTAGCTCGGCCAGACTTTCATCAAGTGGTGGTCGATCTCAGCGCCGCTTCGGGCGTCGATAGCACCACGCTTGGGCAAATTGCAAAAATTGCCATCTTGGCGCAAGAGCGTTTTGGTATCCGCCCGACGGTGGTCACGCCCAATCCCGACATCACCCGCTTGTTGCTTAGTATGGGCTTTGATCAGGTGTTTAACTTGGTGCGAGAGCCGATCGACACAGACGCTGAGTTTGAGCAATGGGCGGCCCGAGAAGTTAGTGAAGCGCAAGCGCGTGAGCAAGTGATCGATGCACACAAAGTGCTGATGAGCTTGAACAAGAGTAACGAACACGCCTTTAAAGAGTTGGTCGACTCGCTCGAAGCCGACCGTCGTGACGCCCAGTCGAATAATTCATAA
- a CDS encoding NAD(P)H-dependent glycerol-3-phosphate dehydrogenase, with protein MPIQSAAVVGGGSFGTVIANILADNGIQTRQWMRDDSIADAINQQHINPRYLPDTPLNPALQATTDLQAAVTNADVVFVSVPSASVREVAEKFLPWLQAEQCLVSTTKGIEPENFMLMSQVLSDVCPDNPVGVLSGPNLAKEIARRELAASVIASENSDLRREVQEALSCDYFRVYASNDPHGVELGGALKNIYAIASGFVAALGLGENTRSMIITRSLAEMSRFAVQMGANPLTFLGLAGVGDLFVTCSSSLSRNYRVGFAIGEGKTLDEAIESLGEVAEGVKTLRYVREKAIESDIYMPLVMGTYEVLFNGANPKQVAQGLMRGEMASDVEFALSRNEI; from the coding sequence GTGCCTATCCAGTCAGCTGCCGTCGTTGGAGGCGGAAGTTTTGGTACCGTCATAGCTAATATTCTTGCCGATAACGGCATTCAAACCCGGCAATGGATGCGTGATGACAGCATTGCCGACGCCATCAATCAGCAGCATATCAACCCAAGGTATTTGCCGGATACGCCACTGAATCCGGCATTGCAGGCAACCACCGATTTACAAGCAGCGGTCACCAATGCCGACGTGGTGTTTGTGTCGGTGCCCAGTGCATCGGTGCGTGAGGTGGCGGAGAAGTTTTTGCCCTGGCTGCAGGCTGAGCAATGTTTGGTCAGCACCACCAAGGGCATTGAGCCTGAGAACTTCATGCTGATGAGTCAGGTGCTCAGTGACGTCTGCCCAGATAACCCAGTGGGTGTGTTGAGTGGACCTAACTTGGCCAAAGAAATAGCACGAAGAGAACTGGCAGCTTCAGTGATTGCGAGTGAAAACAGTGATTTACGCCGTGAAGTTCAAGAAGCTTTGAGTTGTGATTACTTTCGTGTTTACGCCTCGAATGACCCGCATGGTGTTGAGTTGGGCGGTGCCTTAAAGAACATCTACGCCATTGCGTCAGGCTTTGTCGCCGCACTCGGCTTGGGCGAAAACACCCGTAGCATGATCATTACCCGCTCGCTGGCAGAAATGAGCCGCTTTGCCGTGCAAATGGGTGCTAACCCGCTGACCTTCTTGGGCTTGGCCGGAGTGGGGGATTTATTCGTGACCTGCAGCTCCTCACTGAGCCGCAACTATCGTGTCGGTTTTGCCATTGGCGAAGGCAAAACCTTGGATGAAGCGATTGAATCGCTAGGCGAAGTGGCGGAGGGTGTAAAAACCTTGCGATATGTCAGGGAAAAGGCCATCGAATCTGATATCTATATGCCTCTGGTAATGGGAACGTACGAAGTGTTGTTTAACGGCGCTAACCCCAAGCAGGTAGCCCAGGGCTTGATGCGCGGAGAAATGGCGTCGGATGTCGAATTTGCCCTTTCTCGAAACGAAATCTAA
- a CDS encoding DUF4389 domain-containing protein: protein MSDVKDNLTSDAFWLKTLYLVLFYLVSRLADIAVLVITVAQWGFQLATGAPNAQLAQFGDSLGQYVSQIIHYLSGVSEQKPYPFQDWPAPQDADSSE from the coding sequence ATGAGTGATGTAAAAGACAATCTGACTTCCGATGCTTTTTGGCTGAAAACCCTGTATCTGGTGCTGTTTTATTTGGTGTCGCGCCTGGCGGACATCGCTGTGCTGGTGATTACTGTGGCGCAGTGGGGATTCCAGTTAGCCACCGGTGCTCCAAATGCGCAGTTAGCCCAATTCGGTGATAGCTTGGGGCAGTACGTGAGTCAGATTATTCATTATCTGAGCGGTGTGAGTGAGCAAAAACCGTATCCTTTCCAGGATTGGCCAGCACCGCAAGACGCGGACAGCAGTGAATGA
- the sixA gene encoding phosphohistidine phosphatase SixA has protein sequence MKLCIVRHGLAVTGADSDEQRPLREEGVQQAQRAGQWLESLGLESPQLMVSPYLRTQQTAQAINESLGSTIDTMNALVPSSAPESVVEQLLAVKQDTVLVSHLPLVGRLAALLVEGQVFDQPWSPAECWLLEGDIAAAACMSVRDIWYPELAQAS, from the coding sequence ATGAAATTATGCATAGTACGCCATGGTTTGGCGGTGACGGGGGCTGACTCGGATGAGCAGCGCCCCTTGCGCGAAGAGGGCGTCCAGCAAGCGCAACGGGCGGGTCAGTGGCTTGAGTCTCTGGGGCTTGAGTCGCCACAACTGATGGTCAGCCCTTATTTGCGCACGCAACAGACGGCACAGGCGATTAACGAGTCATTAGGCTCGACCATAGATACCATGAACGCACTGGTGCCCAGTAGTGCCCCCGAATCTGTTGTTGAACAGCTACTGGCTGTAAAACAGGACACGGTGCTGGTATCCCATCTGCCGCTGGTGGGTCGGCTGGCGGCCCTGTTGGTGGAAGGGCAAGTGTTTGATCAACCATGGTCGCCAGCGGAATGCTGGCTGCTCGAGGGAGATATCGCCGCAGCGGCTTGTATGAGCGTGCGCGATATATGGTACCCGGAGTTGGCTCAGGCTTCCTAG
- a CDS encoding alpha/beta fold hydrolase, producing the protein MKPIIHFSHANGFPAGAYQHVLAPLAAHATIRSIDRLGHHPNYPVTNNWEHLERELLEYFERHYATPVIAVGHSLGGVLSYMVARRRPDLVAGLIMLDSPLLTPWQSRGLRLLKSLGLSDRVTPAARTEGRRTRWPDQDSALAYFRSKSLMKRFDDTCLRHYVEAGTQPCDDGVCLSYDPDVEMKIYRTIPDNLSNAAPLEMPAAVVAGKQSNVLRPVNARYMQAKAAMQVEWLPGSHMFPFEQPQATAQLIQRLLQQWGLL; encoded by the coding sequence ATGAAGCCTATTATTCACTTTTCTCACGCTAACGGCTTTCCTGCCGGCGCTTATCAGCACGTCTTAGCGCCACTGGCTGCCCACGCGACGATTCGCAGCATTGACCGCTTAGGTCATCATCCAAACTACCCAGTGACGAATAACTGGGAGCATTTAGAGCGCGAGCTGCTGGAGTACTTTGAGCGGCACTACGCAACACCGGTGATTGCTGTCGGCCATTCCTTGGGAGGGGTGCTGAGCTACATGGTGGCACGTCGCCGTCCGGATCTGGTCGCCGGTCTGATCATGCTGGATTCACCCTTGCTTACGCCTTGGCAATCACGAGGCCTGCGTCTGCTAAAGAGCTTGGGTTTGTCCGATCGTGTCACGCCAGCGGCGCGCACCGAAGGGCGGCGTACTCGCTGGCCCGACCAAGACAGTGCGCTGGCGTATTTCCGCTCCAAATCGCTGATGAAACGCTTTGACGATACCTGTCTGAGGCACTACGTCGAGGCAGGCACCCAGCCCTGTGATGATGGCGTTTGCTTGAGCTACGACCCGGATGTGGAGATGAAAATCTATCGCACCATTCCGGATAATCTCTCCAATGCCGCACCGCTTGAAATGCCGGCTGCGGTGGTGGCCGGCAAGCAGAGCAATGTTTTGCGCCCGGTGAATGCTCGCTATATGCAAGCCAAAGCGGCCATGCAGGTTGAATGGCTGCCCGGCAGTCATATGTTTCCGTTCGAGCAGCCACAGGCAACAGCGCAGCTGATCCAGCGTTTATTACAGCAGTGGGGGCTGTTATGA
- a CDS encoding alpha/beta fold hydrolase: protein MTESCLGPLAAKYHDVDGSRVQALLLHGWLDNAASFDALAPKLPFASWALDLPGHGASDWLPHGADYYIWSYLSLIKQALDALPSDGNKRVLIGHSMGSAIALQLAALWPEAVDALVLIDGIGPLAGRDEDWLANMSKALTWQPRASREFGSLEEAMQARQKTAPLLSAAALKALVERNLEACEQSSRLRWRTDPRLRAPSKMRLTEAMVATMLRSVVCPVLVIRAEQGIIPKTFFSQRMAHLQCGRLASLPGHHHLHMESEGSALVSDAVATFLQQEMSS, encoded by the coding sequence ATGACGGAATCTTGCCTTGGGCCCTTGGCGGCCAAGTATCATGACGTCGATGGCAGTCGCGTGCAGGCATTGTTATTACACGGGTGGTTGGATAATGCCGCCAGTTTTGATGCGCTGGCGCCTAAGTTGCCATTCGCCAGTTGGGCACTCGACTTGCCTGGGCATGGCGCTTCCGACTGGTTACCTCATGGCGCCGATTATTACATTTGGTCCTACCTGTCACTGATCAAACAAGCGCTGGACGCGTTGCCTAGCGATGGTAACAAGCGCGTGTTGATAGGCCATTCGATGGGCAGTGCTATAGCGCTGCAGCTGGCGGCGCTATGGCCAGAGGCTGTGGATGCGCTGGTATTGATAGATGGCATTGGCCCGCTGGCCGGGCGAGATGAAGACTGGCTGGCCAATATGTCCAAAGCCCTCACTTGGCAGCCCAGAGCAAGCCGTGAGTTTGGCTCACTGGAAGAGGCCATGCAGGCCCGGCAAAAGACGGCTCCCTTACTCAGTGCAGCTGCATTAAAAGCCCTCGTCGAGCGCAACCTTGAGGCGTGCGAGCAGTCTTCCCGATTACGCTGGCGCACTGACCCGAGGCTCAGGGCGCCGTCAAAGATGCGCTTAACCGAAGCCATGGTGGCCACCATGTTGCGTTCAGTGGTTTGTCCTGTGCTGGTGATTCGCGCTGAGCAAGGCATTATTCCGAAGACGTTTTTTAGCCAGCGGATGGCTCATCTCCAGTGTGGGCGCTTGGCGAGTTTGCCAGGGCATCATCACTTGCACATGGAATCAGAGGGCAGTGCGTTGGTTTCCGATGCGGTCGCCACGTTTTTGCAGCAGGAGATGAGCTCATGA
- a CDS encoding DUF1461 domain-containing protein codes for MNSRTGDLSWFILLLSGLLLSLGGSWHIWAKLDYGYSWWYDVLQIEQHIDYYGPQNRYKLGLEQLDRAQHESLFSDIVQAVHQHGEGLREISYTVIYSDDNHKSIALLREPEAVHLQDVANLIDALNLALLWLLPVSALLLFVIQRYDWHLKWSRQLLVLAALVIMTTALVLGIGPKAVFYQMHVWIFPAENEWFFYYQDSLMTTLMHAPQLFGLIAVGITALGLVLFAAWLAGLRYWLKTRERS; via the coding sequence ATGAACAGTCGGACTGGGGATCTCAGCTGGTTCATTTTGTTGTTGTCTGGTTTGCTGCTGAGCTTGGGTGGGTCTTGGCATATTTGGGCCAAATTAGATTATGGCTACTCCTGGTGGTACGACGTGTTGCAGATCGAACAGCACATTGACTACTACGGGCCGCAGAATCGTTACAAGCTAGGTTTGGAGCAGCTTGATCGGGCGCAGCACGAGTCGCTATTTAGTGACATCGTACAGGCCGTGCATCAGCATGGAGAGGGGCTGCGCGAAATATCTTATACCGTTATCTACTCGGACGATAATCATAAATCTATTGCGTTGCTCAGAGAGCCTGAGGCGGTGCACTTGCAGGACGTTGCGAATTTAATCGACGCGCTCAATCTGGCGCTGCTGTGGTTGTTGCCAGTGAGCGCGTTGCTGTTGTTTGTCATTCAACGCTACGACTGGCACCTAAAATGGTCACGACAGTTACTGGTGCTGGCGGCGTTGGTGATAATGACCACCGCACTGGTCCTGGGAATTGGCCCCAAAGCGGTGTTCTATCAAATGCATGTGTGGATCTTTCCAGCGGAAAACGAGTGGTTCTTTTATTATCAGGATTCGTTGATGACCACTTTAATGCATGCGCCGCAGCTGTTCGGTTTGATTGCTGTTGGCATCACGGCGCTGGGACTAGTGCTGTTTGCTGCTTGGCTGGCAGGTCTTCGTTACTGGCTTAAAACTCGGGAGCGCAGTTAA